The following proteins are co-located in the Triticum aestivum cultivar Chinese Spring chromosome 1A, IWGSC CS RefSeq v2.1, whole genome shotgun sequence genome:
- the LOC123151280 gene encoding solute carrier family 35 member F1-like, which translates to MRLACTMVTTEIKKKDARGLLLVLFLGQLLAFSMAAASFTSSFLANLGVDAPLTQSFFAYLLLTLVYVPILLRRRQKPRIPWYWYLALAFVDTQGGYLVVKAYQYSSITSVTLLDCWTVVWVIILTRYALGTRYSFWQFLGAGTCVAGLALVLLSDAKSPDEQDPGQMPLLGDALVIAGTVCFAFSNVGEEYCVKKNDRVELVAMLGLFQLFISTIQIFIFERKSLEAIAWSPTMISSFGGYAIAIFTFTSISPFVLKMSGSTLFNLSLLTSDMWAVAIRLLFYQQQINWLYYVAFSVVAIGLIVYSLNESSPVDGTAKGTEAAAHYQQLPSEDSSTSGSNLDSQENKQLEAAHIC; encoded by the exons ATGAGGCTTGCGTGCACCATGGTCACCAcggagatcaagaagaaggatgcGAGGGGTCTGCTGCTCGTGCTCTTCCTCGGCCAGCTCTTGGCCTTCTCCATGGCGGCCGCCAGCTTCACCTCGTCCTTCCTTGCCAATCTTG GAGTTGATGCACCACTCACGCAGTCCTTCTTCGCATACCTCCTGTTGACCTTAGTTTATGTACCAATCCTCTTGCGTCGACGACAGAAACCGCGG ATACCTTGGTATTGGTACCTAGCGCTGGCCTTCGTCGATACGCAGGGGGGCTATCTGG TTGTCAAGGCATACCAGTACTCATCGATCACCAGTGTAACATTGTTGGATTGTTGGACTGTTGTCTGGGTCATCATACTCACACGGTACGCACTAGGCACGAGATATTCTTTCTGGCAGTTTCTAGGGGCAGGGACCTGTGTGGCTGGACTAGCGCTTGTGCTCCTTTCAGATGCAAAATCTCCAGATGAGCAAG ATCCAGGTCAAATGCCACTTCTAGGGGATGCCCTTGTTATTGCCGGGACAGTTTGCTTTGCATTTAGCAATGTCGGGGAG GAATACTGTGTCAAGAAGAACGACCGAGTGGAACTTGTTGCGATGCTTGGACTATTTCAGTTGTTTATCAGTACAATTCAGAT ATTTATATTCGAAAGAAAGAGCCTAGAAGCAATTGCCTGGTCTCCAACAATG ATTAGTTCATTCGGTGGATATGCCATTGCAATATTTACGTTCACCTCCATTAGTCCATTTGTCCTTAAG ATGAGTGGATCAACGTTGTTTAATCTCTCACTCTTGACATCTGACATGTGGGCAGTAGCCATTCGACTATTGTTCTATCAACAACAG ATCAATTGGCTGTACTACGTAGCATTCTCAGTTGTGGCCATTGGATTAATCGTCTACTCACTGAA TGAGAGTTCTCCGGTCGATGGAACAGCTAAGGGTACAGAAGCGGCAGCTCACTATCAACAACTTCCAAGTGAGGATAGCTCAACAAGTGGTTCTAATTTGGACAGCCAAGAAAACAAGCAACTGGAAGCAGCTCACATCTGTTAG